ATAACTCACTCCAACAACGTCTGAAGCATTTTCTCCGTACCATAAAACTACCTTGCTATTACTTGGAACCTCTTCTATTTTTGGGTTTTGCTTTAGTTTTGCTTCCACCCATTCCACATAGTCTAAGTTTGATTCTTGCCCTGTTGATGTCAACACCTCTTTAAGCCATTTCTTCCTAGCTCGCATTCCGTCTGTAAAATTTAACGACCCTATTGAAAAATCATCATTCACGCAAATAATTTTTTCATTTCTTTGTTGGAAAGCGTGCTTTAAATTCCCAAATGCTGAATCTCCAAATACAATGTGTGTAACAGTCATAATGTCTAGTCTCCTTGCTCATTCAATGTGATTTTGTTTCCTTAATAACAGTATAAGCACGGCATTACAAAATAACTATCGTACTTTTATTACATTTTTGTAAGATAAAAATACACCGCCGTTCAATAGCGATGCATTTTTCGTTCTAATATTTTTACAAGTCTTCTGTTTTGAACTCCGTATAACCTTATTCATATGATACCCCGGAATGATTGTTTCTGGATACTCTTCTCTTACTCTTAGCACAAGTTCTGGATCACATTTCAATGTAATTGCAGCTTTTTCTCCTTCTTCATGGTTTACTATTGCAAATATTTTATTATTAAGCCTCATACACGTTGCATTCCAACCATCTGGTGAATCTTCTGTCGCTTTTCTTTTCGATAAACAATATTCTCTTGTTGCATTCATTCTAATTCCCCCCTATTCTTTCACTATTTGATTACGATGCATTACAATTTGTTTCGTCGTTTGAAATTGCTGTTGCCCATAGAAAGTTATAAGTTTCTCTCCGCAAAATAAGCTCACAATATCAATATAAGATATCTCTTCAAGCAACATTGTAAGCATCTTCTCACCAATGCCTTTATTTCTTACACTTTCATGCACAACAACATCTTCTAGGTACGCTCGAAAAACACCATCTGAAACAACTCTAGCAAAACCGATTAACTCATTTTCTTTCCATACCCCAATTGCTATACTGTTTTTTAACATTTTTTGAATATCGATTTCTTTTCTTTCTGGCCACCAACCGACAGAATCATAAAGCCTCTTTAATTTTTCTGAACAGATTGGTTTCTCATCTTGTAATTTATACGTGTACATTTTCTTTCTCCCATTTAACATAATATAAATTATTATAAACGATTTTATAAATTTATAATATGGATTTTACAATACAAACAATTCTCTACTACCTTTCCTATCCCCTCTATTAAGTTAGATTATTTCAAATTAACGAATTTATGGAAATACAAAACAATTAATAAAATATTTACCTATTAAACTTTGAATCACTTGTAAGAAATGATAAAGTTAATAAGGTAAAAAATACATCAAGTGAGGCGATTTTTTGAAAAAGTTTAGTTTATTATTAACAGCATTTGTCATGATTTTAACATTGTTCATTCCAAATCTTACAAGTGCTAAATCTTTCCCTGATGTCCAATCTAATCATTGGGCAATTAAAGAAATTAACTATTTATCGGATAAAGGTATCATTAATGGTACACCAGAAGGAACTTTTAAACCGAGTGATTATGTAACTCGTGGACAAATGGCCTTAATGCTAGATTTATCATTAAAATTAGAAAAACCATCTAACTATAATCATATTTTTTCCGATGTAGCCAAAGGTGTCTATTACTATGATTCTGTACATAAGTTAGCACATAACAATATTGTACAACGTGAAACAAACTACTTCCCTGACCGCTCATTAACTCGTGCAGAAATGGCAGTAGTACTAGTTAAAACTTTTAATTTGAAACCTACAGGTGCTGACGTCAATTTCCCTGATGTTCCATCTAATCATTGGGGTTACAATTATGTCAAAATTTTAGCTCAAAATAATATTACAGCTGGATTTCCTGATGGTACATTTGGTCCAGACGTAAAAGTAACTCGTGAACAGTTCGCTGCATTCTTAGCAAGAGTATTAGAACCAAGTTTCCGTCCAGGTCTTCCTAAGCCTAAAGGAGAGTTAGAAGTCCATTATATAAATGTCGAACAAGGTGATGCTACATTTATTAAATCTCCAAGTGGAGAAACGATCCTTATTGATGGCGGAAATAACGGAAAAGGTAAAGTTGTAGCAAATTATTTAAAAGGATTAGGATTCCAAACTATCGATTATATGATTGCCACTCATCCTGATGCCGATCATGTAGGCGGATTGGATGAAGTACTTTATGCTATAAATGTAAAAAACGTTTACGCACCTAAAGTAAGTCATACGACACAAACGTTTAAGGACTTTTTAACTGCAGTAGCTAACAAAGGATTGACTATTAAAGAAGCGAAATCTGGAGTAACTTTACCAATCAATGGTTTAAACTCACAATTTTTAGCTCCTGTTAAAGAATACGGTAACGATCTAAATGAGTGGAGTGCTGTATTAAAAGTAACACATGGCAGCAAATCTTTCTTATTTACTGGTGATGCTGAATCTAAAAGTGAAAAAGATATGGTTGCAACGTATGGTTCCGGCCTAAAATCCGATGTATTAAAACCTGGACATCACGGAAGTAAGACATCTTCTTCTCAGCCATTTTTAGATGCAGTGAAACCAAGTATCGCTATAATCAGTGCAGGTGCAGGTAACCGATATGGCCATCCTACTCAGGAAACTTTAGCAAAGTTAAATGCAATGTCTGTTAAGGTATATAGAACTGATTTAAATGGAACTGTAATTATTAATAGTGATGGTTCTAACATTTCTGTAAGAGCGGAGAGATAATTATGAAGAGAGGTATTATTGACCGTTTTGAAGGCGAACTAGCAGTTATTGAAGTGAATAACGTAACAATTGATGTACCTAAATCCAAACTCCCTTCCACTGCAAAAGAGGGTGATGTTCTTATAATAGAGGATGATACGTATACGATTGATAAGGACGAAACAGATAAAAGAAGACGTGAAATACAAGATTTAATGAATAAG
This genomic window from Bacillus anthracis str. Vollum contains:
- a CDS encoding GNAT family N-acetyltransferase, whose protein sequence is MYTYKLQDEKPICSEKLKRLYDSVGWWPERKEIDIQKMLKNSIAIGVWKENELIGFARVVSDGVFRAYLEDVVVHESVRNKGIGEKMLTMLLEEISYIDIVSLFCGEKLITFYGQQQFQTTKQIVMHRNQIVKE
- a CDS encoding S-layer homology domain-containing protein, whose product is MKKFSLLLTAFVMILTLFIPNLTSAKSFPDVQSNHWAIKEINYLSDKGIINGTPEGTFKPSDYVTRGQMALMLDLSLKLEKPSNYNHIFSDVAKGVYYYDSVHKLAHNNIVQRETNYFPDRSLTRAEMAVVLVKTFNLKPTGADVNFPDVPSNHWGYNYVKILAQNNITAGFPDGTFGPDVKVTREQFAAFLARVLEPSFRPGLPKPKGELEVHYINVEQGDATFIKSPSGETILIDGGNNGKGKVVANYLKGLGFQTIDYMIATHPDADHVGGLDEVLYAINVKNVYAPKVSHTTQTFKDFLTAVANKGLTIKEAKSGVTLPINGLNSQFLAPVKEYGNDLNEWSAVLKVTHGSKSFLFTGDAESKSEKDMVATYGSGLKSDVLKPGHHGSKTSSSQPFLDAVKPSIAIISAGAGNRYGHPTQETLAKLNAMSVKVYRTDLNGTVIINSDGSNISVRAER
- a CDS encoding MmcQ/YjbR family DNA-binding protein, translated to MNATREYCLSKRKATEDSPDGWNATCMRLNNKIFAIVNHEEGEKAAITLKCDPELVLRVREEYPETIIPGYHMNKVIRSSKQKTCKNIRTKNASLLNGGVFLSYKNVIKVR
- a CDS encoding DUF3006 domain-containing protein, with protein sequence MKRGIIDRFEGELAVIEVNNVTIDVPKSKLPSTAKEGDVLIIEDDTYTIDKDETDKRRREIQDLMNKLFE